In the genome of Haliaeetus albicilla chromosome W, bHalAlb1.1, whole genome shotgun sequence, the window GATGAATGCCCTTTCACCTGTAAGAGTTCATTAAAGCTTGGAGCTCATAGGCAATGTCATGCAGGTACAACATCAGATTGGGACACCGTGAATTCTCAGAGTGAAAACATTGTCTCCTCTTTGAATGACAACATGGTTTCTTATGAAAGTGGAAATGCAAATGGAAGGAAGTCAGCTGGGATGACGGAAACAgtgcagcagcaacagcagcaattGCCTCAACCCCATTCGCAGCATCCTTATAAGTGCACAATGTGTAACTATTCTACCACTACTTTGAAAGGCCTCAGAGTTCATCAGCAGCACAAGCACTCATTTTGTGACAACTTACCAAAATATGATGGACTGCCATCCAACATGCCACAAGAGAGTGAGGCAGATGCTCTCACCTCTGTCAGCACAGTGAAGAAAAGCCAGACCTCAATTCTTGGTCTCTCAtctaaaaataactttgttgCTAAGGTTGCTCGGAAGGTGTCAAATGACTGCCCTTTGGATCTCTCACCAGTGAAGAAAAGAACTAGAATTGATGAAATAGCAAGCAACCTGCAGagcaaaataaaccaaaacaaacagcaagaaaatgctGTGATTAATGTAGAGGatgatgaggaagaggaggaagacgAGGTGGAGATAGAAGTGGAATTAGACAGAGAAGAACAAACAGAACCAATGGTGGAGGTTTCTAGTTCTTATGCACCCCAGCAAATGTGGGGGAGAGAGACTAATGTTTCCCAGAAGGATGCAAACTTCAGAAACATGCATCATGATTATAATTCCACCAATGGAGCAGAGATTGAGCTCACTTTATCTGAAGATgaggaagattatttttcttccattaacgTGAAAGATCAACAGAGCCCTAACGCCTCTGGTCTGGGAAGCCAGCCAAATATGTATGGCCCTGGTCAGAACAATGAAAATGTGGAGATTAACGACTCTGGCAGGCTTTACTATTGTAAACACTGTGATTTTAGCAACAAATCTGCCAGGAGTGTTAGCACCCACTACCAACGGATGCACCCCTACATAAAATTCAGCTTTAGGTATATCTTGGATCCCAATGATCACAGTGCAGTATACAGATGCCTTGAGTGTTATATTGACTATACGAATTTTGAAGACCTGCAGCAACACTATGGAGAGCATCACCCTGAAGCTATGAATGTATTGAACTCTGATCACTCTGATCTGATCTACCGCTGTCGCTTCTGTTCTTACACTAGCCCAAATGTTAGAAGCCTGATGCCGCATTACCAAAGAATGCATCCAACAGTGAAAATTAACAATGCAATGATATTTTCAAGCTATGTTGTTGAGCAGCAAGAGGGGCTAAACACAGAGTCTCAGACACTGAGAGAGATCTTGAATTCTGCTCCAAAAACTATGGCAACCTCCACCTCCGTGGCTCATGGAACTACTGTGCCAGCAAGTTTTAACAAAAGTGCTGCAAAGAGTTTTAGTCCTGAATGTGAAAATCAGAAGGCACCTTCGGTCAATTCTGTGGTTGTTTATGACTGTGATGTGTGCTCATTTGCAAGCCCTAACATGCATTCAGTTCTGGTGCATTACCAGAAAAAACACcctgaagaaaaagcatcatATTTCAGAATTCAGAAGACCATGCATATAGCTTTTGTTGACAGGGGCTCTGCCCTGGCTCAAATGTCTTTTGAGATGGGGGTGTCTGTCTCCTCAAAACTGTCCAACTTGGCTTCTCAACCTCCACCTCTCCCACCACTGCCCCCAGACCTTGCTCCTGAACTCTACTATTGCAAACATTGTTCATACAGCAACCGTTCAGTTGTGGGAGTGCTTGTCCACTACCAGAAAAGGCATCCGGAAATAAAGGTCACTGCCAAGTACATCAGGCAGGCACCCCCTACTGCGGCAATGATGAAGGCTGGTGAGCTGCCACCTGGGATTCAGAAACTGCCAGTGTCAGTGCAGCAGTTGAGCCGGGGCAGTTCTGAGAGCTCTGTGAATCCCCTTGAGAATGAAATGTTCTTCTGCCAGCACTGTGATTATGGAAACCGGACTGTGAAAGGTGTGCTCATTCATTATCAAAAGAAGCATCGTGATTTCAAAGCCAATGCAGATGTGATTAGGCAGCATACAGCCACCATTAGAAGCCTTTGTGATCATAACCAGAAGAAATCATCTGGCAGCCTGCCTGCTCACACCTCCAGCACTGAACAGGACAAAACAAAGCTGAGAGCCCTCAAATGCAGGCAGTGTAGCTACACATCACCTTACTTCTATGCGTTGAGGAAGCATATTAAGAAAGACCACCCGAATCTGAAAGCCACGGTCATGTCCATTATGAGATGGGCATTTTTGGATGGCTTGATAGAAGCTGGTTATCACTGTGAATGGTGCATTTATTCACATACAGAACCAAGTGGTTTGCTTGTGCATTACCAAAGGAGACATCCTGAACATTATGTTGACTATACATATATGGCAACTAAACTCTGGGCAGGTCCGGATCCTTCCCCTCCTACCCTAGTGATGCCAACAGAGGCAAAGACCTATAAATGCAGAGACTGCATTTTTGAAGCATCTTCCATTTGGGATATTACTAATCACTACCAGGCTTTTCACCCTTGGGCTATGAATGGGGATGAATCTGTATTGTTAGATATTATTAAGGAGAAAGATGCTGCTGAGAAAATTGTCACACAGCTTGATGAAGTTAGGGCCAGGATTAATTCTGAAAACCAGGTAACATCACAGATGGACCAGGATGTGGAGGACCCCAGCCTTTCCCAGGAAAAAACTATTCAGCTGGCTTCTGCAAACCCTGCCATCTCCTCCACTCCATATCAGTGTACAGTTTGCCAGTCTGAGTACAATAACTTGCATGGCCTCCTGACACATTACGGCAAAAAGCATCCCGGCATGAAAGTGAAAGCTGCTGACTTTGCACAGGACATAGACATTAATTCAGGGGCTGTGTACAAGTGCAGACATTGCCCATACATTAACACACGCATTCATGGTGTCCTCACACATTACCAGAAACGGCACCCATCAGTAAAGGTCACTGCTGAAGACTTTGTGCATGATGTGGAACAGTCGAATGACATTGCCCAAAATGACATAGAAGAGACGAGTAGGATTTTCAAGCAAGGCTATGGTGCATACCGGTGCAAACTATGCTCTTACACCCATGGCACACTGGAGAAGCTCAAAATTCACTATGAGAAATACCATAATCAGCCTGAATTTGATGTTTTTGCTCAGTCACCGCCAAAGGTGTCTGCCTCAGTGGAGCCAGACATGGTAACTGAAATCAAGGCCTCCCCAGAAATTGCCACTGATGGTGTTGGAGAAGTCTCTGTCTCAGCACCTCGTTTCTCCAGTTCTCACTTAGTGTCTCATACAGTGTTCCGGTGTCAgctctgcaaatatttctgttctacGCGGAAGGGGATAGCCAGGCACTACCGCATCAAACATAATAACGTTCGGGCACAACCAGAAGGCAAGAACAACCTCTTCAAGTGTGCTTTGTGTTCCTACACCAACCCTATCCGCAAAGGGCTTGCAGCACACTACCAGAAAAGGCATGACATTGATGCTTACTACACTCATTGTTTAGCAGCCTCCAGGACAGTAAGCGACAAACCCAATAAAGTGATCATTCCATCTCCTCCCAAAGATGACACTCCTCAGTTAAGTGAGGAGCTGAGGAGGGctgtggaaaagaagaaatgctcGCTTTGTTCCTTTCAGTCTTTTAGCAAAAAAGGTATTGTGTCCCACTACATGAAGCGTCACCCTGGTGTTTTCCCTAAGAAGCAGCATGCGAGCAAGCTGGGGGGTTACTTCACTGCCGTGTATGCTGATGAACATGAAAAGTCAACTCCAACTGAGGAAAGGAATGACTTTGAAAAGCCTGAGGTGGAGAACAAGGCTCAGGAAACTGAGTGGCTTCCCTTCAGATGCATAAAATGTTTCAAGCTATCcttcagcacagcagagctgctgtgcatgCATTACACTGATCACCACAGCAAGGATTTGAAGAGAGACTTTACCATACTGGGAAGTGGCACCCGCTCTCATAATGCTGTCTACCAGTGCAAGCACTGTGATACTAAATTGCATAGCATAGCAGAGCTGACCTTACACTTGAATAGTCACAATGAGGAATTCCAGAAGCGTGCCAAACGTCAGGAGAGGAGGAAACAGCTTTTGAGCAAGCAGAAATATGCAGATGGTGCTTTTACAGATTTCAAACAAGAGAGGGTAAGAATCTGTGTGTCTGGTCtccttctctgcttcttctccccagggagaaaaacaaaccaaaagctGTTCTTCTATACCCCAAGAGGCTCCTTATTACTAATACCCACTTGCACGGTCTCTTTGACAGCCTAATGAATGCAGGTTAATGAGTGACTCAGCATGTCAATGGGCTCTATAAATCAGTTACATATTCTGCTTTAATTTCCTTCATTCTCCACCTATTCCTAGGCTCCATGGGAAGCTCTGCTCCTTCCAACTGTTTCCTTCAGGATTTTCCCTGTCTTCCTTCCTCCTACCCTTATGGATGGCTATCTGTATCTGACGGTTATTTATTCTTCTATTGCAAGgctgctgtttgctttctcaGATTCTTTAGCAAATGTCCCATTCTACTGCTCATCAATGTACCTTGAAATAACACACCAATTTCCTTCTCAAGCTAAATCTATTTCAGTACATTTTCTGCTAAAGAACCTGTTTATGTGCATCTATCCAATAAATTCAAGCTTTGGGCAAGTGTTCCTGTGAACAGAGACCAAATTCTGCTACTCTTTTCTGTACTCTTCTCCCCATCTGGAGTAACTCTACTTGCTGTAGAAAAGCATACAATAGGGCAGGGGGGAACCGTGAAAAAGCATGGCTTAGTCTTGTAAGTTAAAAATGAACACTCTTATAGGGGACTACTATTATGCAGAAACTCAAGGTTTTTCCTTTGCATGTCCTGTCCACCTATTTTGAGGGCTTTAATAGAAGTCAGCGCAAATTGAGGTTGAAGTTTTGCACAATAGCATGTTGTAGTGGGTTGACCTTAGCTGGACACCAgatgcccaccaagccactctatcattCCCAGGATAGATCACTCCCTCTCAGAAGGAcagggggggaagaaaataagatggaaaaaactcatgggtcaagataaaggcagtttaataaagcaaaagcaaaggccgcgtgcagaagcaaaggaaaacaaaagatttatttgctacttcccatcggcaggaGATATCCAGCCACTTCCCAGGAAGTAGGGCTTCAGTACGTGTAGcagttgctctggaagacaaacatCGTAATAataaattccccccccccctttctcttagcttttatttctgagcagacataatatggtatggaatatccctttgatCAATTtgagtcagctgtcctggctatgtcccctcccaagatcttacccacccccagcctactggcctTTGGGGGTGAGGAGaggaatgttggagagacagccttgatgctgtgggagcactgctcagcagtagccaaaacactggtgtgttatcaacacctttctagctaccaatacaaagcacagcactatgagggctgctatggggagaattaactccatctcagccagacccaatacacatGTGTACACTAAGTGCAATTTCCCTTAAGGTGCAAAATCTGGTCTGGGTATATTCCTAAAAGTGAGATATCAGAAGCATGTTTCAGTATTACATTAGTATAACTGATTAATACTCATGTGCTTCAATAGGCTTTTGGACACTTGGAAGATGCTTCAAAACTTAAGGAGAGGAAAGTAGTTGGCTACAAATGTAAATTTTGTGTGGAAGTTCATCCAACACTTCGAGCCATCTGTAATCATCTTCGTAAGCATGTCCAGTATGGGAATGTTTCTTCTGTGTCAGCTACAGTAAAGGTGAGCATTCTGTGAACTGACAGCATTTTTTGTTTGATATTAAGGCCTAACTGAAAGCCCATAGAGGGCTCCCATGGAGTCAAATGGGTTTTGGATTGGATATTCTGAACACTTAAGCATGACATTCTAATCTAATTCTTCAGGTTTCTGCAGCACATTTTGTTTACTTTATGATGTTTTGActttcttctgctcttcatcTGAGGCACAAAACCTATTTCATTCTCATTTCTTATTTGCCATGAAAGAATTGATGTAATGGATGACTGAAAGGCTTGATGTATGAGCAGTAGCTTCTCCCTCAGCTGTTCTGGGctacttttctgctttcttagaCCATTTAAGTGtggatttcttttattatttttttttctccaaccCATATGCAAAAGTGAAATTATAATGCTGCAAACACATATTCAAATAGCCAGCTGAGCCGGGGTCCAATTCAAGTGGTTAATTGTAAATGTGCTGCTGTTTCCTCCCTATGCAAGTGGAGACCACCTAGAATGTCTCTGAGGACAGGCAGTGCTCCACAGCCAGCTTTACAGGATAGCAGCAGGGGGAGTTCAGGTGCGGTAAGGTTGCAGGAACTGGTTATGCagttcttctccttttcttgctgcagtgaatATTCAGCAAAATCTCATTCTGCAGTCCTCAGAATGTGACCTAAAGCGTGCCTATTTCATGACATCAATTGTGTGCTGTGTAAAGTAGCTGAGTCCTTCAGAGTCTAAACGGTTCTACCTAAAAGCTTTCATTGTCCTTCCACCGACTTTCCTTTAGCTTATCCAATACTACTGACAGAATGGGATGCTTCCCTTCTAGCGAATGATTCCTGCTCTTTCCCTGCTTCTCAAGTAAAGTTTATGTGGGGTCAATACCATCTTTTGAGCAAGTAGTTACTAAACAGCAGGGAACAAAACCTAAAATCCAAGActcaaaaaaaataatataaatatacttttcagttttaatgttGCTGCAAAATGCGTGCTATGCTAATTAACACTTAGGAAAGGGACCAAGAgatgggttgtttgtttttttaatgtatatacgtgtgtgtatatatatataattagaCTAGGCTCTCTATACAGAAAGTCATTAGTGTACTATGGTAGGGATACCTTTAGAAAGTAAATGCAGTGGGAAACCTAGATATTAAAATGAATACGTAGGAGAGACTAAGGGGCAGAAGGGAGAGAGAATTGATGGCTTTGGGGGGGGTATGTGTTTTTTAGCAGGAAGCTGAAGATTCTTCAAGCACAACTTTGGAGGGTTTTGAGGGAGCCAATGACCCTGGCACTGTGGAATTTACAGAAGCTGAATCTGGAGCATCCTTGGAAGATGAAACCAGGCCTGGGGGCTACCACTGCAGCCAGTGTGACCGGGTTTTGATGTCTATGCAGGGTCTGCGATCTCATGAGAGGAGTCACTTGGCTCTGGCCATGTTTACCCGGGAAGACAAGTACAGCTGCCAGTATTGCTCCTTTGTCTCTGCTTTCAGGCACAAGTAAGTTATGGTTTGTTTTCGACAGAAGCACAGACTAGCACGACTGTTTTTTATGTTGGTTGACATTAAAGGAGAGCACACTCAATTTGATTTCAAgccacatttttctctttctcaggaTTTAGGTATTTTCTATGCCCCCAAACTTTTTGCCATTGCCTGTGACTATAAAAAGTCCCATTTTTATATCTTCTTGAATGCAAGTTCTCTTTTTGTTGTGTGTAGGGGAAATGCACACCAAGCAAAAGATGCCCACCACTTATGCAGTCCTGTCAAatgcatgaaattaaaatgccataaagaggaaaaagtatttttcactaGCCTTCCATGtaactaccttttttttaaacagtactGTGACTCTTATTTGATTGAGAGAGATTTCATTTCTAGTGTTGAACAGTTATCACAAACCAATcttaaagttaatttttttttcttatttgagtTATGCAATTCCATTCTATGAACATAGTCTTCACATCAGTGTGGTATACTTGAAATGGGTTGAGGAAATCACCCCTTATCTGATGTGACCCATGAAAAATGCATGGTCATAATAAATAATCAAGTTCCTCATGACTTATTTCTTTGCCTACAGCTAGGAAGCTTTAGAATTCTTTTAATCATATTTATTCATGGCTTGCCACAAAGACATGACGTttataggaatttttttttttactggcatCCTAGACTGACAAACACATGTACACGTTTTCTGTAGCTTCTGGGGGGAGAACTGTCCCATCCCCCCATCACGTCTCCATCCCCCTTCccccacaaagaaaaaagatccaGGTTCTTGTTTAACATAGGCATTGATAGCACTGTCAGTGACATCCTTAAATTGGGTGAAGTTGTTACTGTTCTGTAATTAAAAGTATGTGGGAAAGAAAGCATGatataagaaatatttataaaccCTTGTgttagaaaagcagcatttctgtcAGTATCACAGCATGGTTCCTATATGGATGAGCAGCAGGGGATAATAGTCCAAGGACTGGGCAGGCCTTGGCAGTCTCTCATTAACATCCTGGAGCTGAGCTCCTGGCAAGCAGCAAACCTCCCTGTACAGCAGGTCAGGTCAGCATCTCCCCTGCAGAAGGGAGTCTCCCACTACTATCACTCACCACTTCCCCCTGGTGCTGTTGAATGGGTAAGGTGCAGCCAGCTCTCATGCTTCATTGGACAGAGCTCCCAGCCCCTCATCTGAAACCAGATGCAGAACTATAGAACCTATTCTGTAGTTGCAGATCTGCTGGTGAAGCAGGAGCCGTCCTCCCAGTGCCAGATATCACAAGCTTCCAGCTTTTGCCATCTTGGTAGTCTCCATTTCCCAACCTGATAAACACAAAGGCTGCCCCTCCTTCAGTACAATTGGGAGTTTGGGCTCTTGTCTCTGCAGGATCACTGAGAAGATCCGGTTAATCTTTTTCTCATTATCTCTGATGCTGTGCAGTTGTCTgacctcctgcagctcctttaACCTGGTAACACAGCTTCTCAACCAGCGCATACCTCCTGTAGGCAAGGAGACAGTTTTCCTCTGCCCCATCCTCAGTGAGAAGCCTCAGacatagaatagaatagaatagttcagttggaagggacctacaatgatgatctagtccaactgcctgaccaattcagggctgaccaaaacttaaagcatattattaagggcattgtccaaatgcctcttaaacactgacaaaaGGCAAATTATTCAGTTTATTTTAGATTGGTGGTTTTcaactcttcctcctccctaatTTGTGGAGCCTGCATAGGAAGTTTAAGCCTACACATGGGAACATTTTGCTTTACTTAATTGCCTATCACAGACAATTTAGAAGTAGCCCATGCTTCCAGAGGACCGCCAACAATAGTTCAAATGTCACTGTGTTAGTTGCCATGAATCTATATTCTCAAGTAACACTGCATAACAATATTCTGAGCAGACAAAGGATATCACTGTAGAAGTGTTTTTATACTGATGTATttgaaatcacattttaaagaaaaactgtgaCAAAAACCATGACAAAACATTTCACATATATTCTTCTTACTCCTTGACAATTCACAGACACTCccaatatatttgaaatatggGCAACCAACCCAGAAGTCACTCGTGCATCCAAACTAACTCCATCttctagagattttttttcagacaaggCTTGAAAATTCATGAGCTTACTTTGTGAAACCTACctattttgtttgaaaagcaCATACCTATTAAACCAGCtaagcatataaaaatatttttatcttgacGGCCTAATTGGACTGACAACTACTTATGTCACATGCAGCCATAGTAATGTCAttttagttaattttaaaagcagcagctcactATTAGGGCTGCTCAAATAGTAAGTGTACTACAATAATAACTTCCAGATGCTAAATGGTAAATGTTCACTGCATACTATAAAGTCCAGCATTTCAACCCAAGTAAAAGCTGTCATCCATTTGCAAAATAAGTTGTGTTTCCTGATTTCACTTCATTCTTCAGCTGACCTCTTTTACCTTGGTTTTCAGTGtctttgctctttctctccAATTTAGTCTACTgccctctgtcttcctcccccatccctctcaaattttaaattaaatacttttaaagtgACTTCATCAGTCCCTCCCAGGCTAATCCTTTGCACAGAATTTCaaagttttaataaaagtaGATCTGTGACATTCATGAAAGAGCAGCAAAGTGTTGCGGTTTTGAAACAATTACATGAAATGGAGTGTTGTCGCACCAGGTTGCCACTACCTAGCGAAGGAAGGCCTACAGAACCAAGGCTCCTCTGTAAGCTTACATTGGGTTTAGGcgatgtcgtggtttaaccccagccagcaactaagcaccatgcagccgctcactcacttcccccccatccagtgggatgggggagaaaatcaggagaagaagtaaaactcctggattgagataagaacgatttaatagaacagaaaagaagaaactaataatgataatgataacactaataaaatgacaacagtagtaataaaaggattgaaatgtacaaatgatgcgcagggcaattgctcaccacccgccgaccgacacccagccagtccccgagcggcgaatccccgccccccactttccagttcctaaactagatgggacgtcccatggtatggaatacactgttggccagtttgggtcagctgccctggctgggcatgagaagctgaaaaatccttgactatagtctaaacactactgagcaacaactgaaaacatcagtgttatcaacattcttcacatactgaactcaaaacatagcactgtaccagctactaggaagacagttaactctatcccagctgaaaccaggacagcgaTTAAACTACTAGCCACACATGGATACAGAACACTGAGCTTTAGTGACTATGATAAAACATTCAAATCAGGAGCCAATCCTTTTTTCTTAGAAGTTGGAGAAAGGGAGagtgagagaacagatgtgtgGGCACCTGGcggccagccaaggtcaactcACCACAAAGaatagactagactagactatttcagttggaagggcCCTACAACGAtgatctagtccaactgcctgaccaattcagggctgaccaagttaaagcatgttgttaagggcattgtccaaatgcctcttaaacactgacaggc includes:
- the LOC138683372 gene encoding zinc finger protein 462-like isoform X4, yielding MEVLQCDGCDFRAPSYEDLKAHIQDVHTAFLQPTDVSEENPSQPRSGSMNASNQTEIEFSSVKDEFTIADEIAGQTTTTQMGTGSYYSQSQSFYGQHMAPNPKPTNKFFQCKFCVRYFRSKNLLIEHTRKVHGAQVGGSSVGSHTAGSLNYNITMHEGFGKVFSCQFCTYKSPRRARIIKHQKMYHKNNLKESLTPTATSAVSELTSASVPVQEPCKELPAEVVERSILESMVKPLTKSRGNFCCEWCSYQTPRRERWCDHMMKKHRSMVKILSSLRQEQDRTSAPDVQSKSAQNASPNSNYISMNVTGHDMLNADVSNFRSSTGNSLIRPNSSISSKFSSVSYPQMKSKLHHNSGIVNLSDRSHYGVADTTNSSADLETNSMLNDSSSDEELNEVDSENGLNSLDHQSSGISAEQLMRSDGNKLLETKGIPFRRYMNRFQCPFCPFLTMHRRSISRHIENIHLSGKTTVYKCDECPFTCKSSLKLGAHRQCHAGTTSDWDTVNSQSENIVSSLNDNMVSYESGNANGRKSAGMTETVQQQQQQLPQPHSQHPYKCTMCNYSTTTLKGLRVHQQHKHSFCDNLPKYDGLPSNMPQESEADALTSVSTVKKSQTSILGLSSKNNFVAKVARKVSNDCPLDLSPVKKRTRIDEIASNLQSKINQNKQQENAVINVEDDEEEEEDEVEIEVELDREEQTEPMVEVSSSYAPQQMWGRETNVSQKDANFRNMHHDYNSTNGAEIELTLSEDEEDYFSSINVKDQQSPNASGLGSQPNMYGPGQNNENVEINDSGRLYYCKHCDFSNKSARSVSTHYQRMHPYIKFSFRYILDPNDHSAVYRCLECYIDYTNFEDLQQHYGEHHPEAMNVLNSDHSDLIYRCRFCSYTSPNVRSLMPHYQRMHPTVKINNAMIFSSYVVEQQEGLNTESQTLREILNSAPKTMATSTSVAHGTTVPASFNKSAAKSFSPECENQKAPSVNSVVVYDCDVCSFASPNMHSVLVHYQKKHPEEKASYFRIQKTMHIAFVDRGSALAQMSFEMGVSVSSKLSNLASQPPPLPPLPPDLAPELYYCKHCSYSNRSVVGVLVHYQKRHPEIKVTAKYIRQAPPTAAMMKAGELPPGIQKLPVSVQQLSRGSSESSVNPLENEMFFCQHCDYGNRTVKGVLIHYQKKHRDFKANADVIRQHTATIRSLCDHNQKKSSGSLPAHTSSTEQDKTKLRALKCRQCSYTSPYFYALRKHIKKDHPNLKATVMSIMRWAFLDGLIEAGYHCEWCIYSHTEPSGLLVHYQRRHPEHYVDYTYMATKLWAGPDPSPPTLVMPTEAKTYKCRDCIFEASSIWDITNHYQAFHPWAMNGDESVLLDIIKEKDAAEKIVTQLDEVRARINSENQVTSQMDQDVEDPSLSQEKTIQLASANPAISSTPYQCTVCQSEYNNLHGLLTHYGKKHPGMKVKAADFAQDIDINSGAVYKCRHCPYINTRIHGVLTHYQKRHPSVKVTAEDFVHDVEQSNDIAQNDIEETSRIFKQGYGAYRCKLCSYTHGTLEKLKIHYEKYHNQPEFDVFAQSPPKVSASVEPDMVTEIKASPEIATDGVGEVSVSAPRFSSSHLVSHTVFRCQLCKYFCSTRKGIARHYRIKHNNVRAQPEGKNNLFKCALCSYTNPIRKGLAAHYQKRHDIDAYYTHCLAASRTVSDKPNKVIIPSPPKDDTPQLSEELRRAVEKKKCSLCSFQSFSKKGIVSHYMKRHPGVFPKKQHASKLGGYFTAVYADEHEKSTPTEERNDFEKPEVENKAQETEWLPFRCIKCFKLSFSTAELLCMHYTDHHSKDLKRDFTILGSGTRSHNAVYQCKHCDTKLHSIAELTLHLNSHNEEFQKRAKRQERRKQLLSKQKYADGAFTDFKQERAFGHLEDASKLKERKVVGYKCKFCVEVHPTLRAICNHLRKHVQYGNVSSVSATVKGLRSHERSHLALAMFTREDKYSCQYCSFVSAFRHNLDRHMQTHHGHHKPFRCKLCPFKSSYNSRLKTHIHKAHAGEHAYKCSSCTFSTMTISQLKEHSLRVHGKALTLPRPRVVSLSASLGYHASKKHTSAEEVEDSNDSSYSEPPDVQQQLNHYQSAALAWNNNISRIPLSGSAAGVEKTEAILNCEFCEFSSGYIQSIRRHYRDKHGGKKLFKCKDCSFYTGFKSAFTMHVEAGHSAVPEEGPKDLRCPLCLYHTKYKHNMIDHIVLHREERVVPIEVCRSKLSKYLQGVVFRCDKCTFTCSSDESLQQHIEKHNELKPYKCQLCYYETKHTEELDTHLRDEHKVSRNFELVGRVNLDQLEQMKGKREGSSSDDEEKELSHKTEERESMMYPDSGASEKRFPCEFCGRSFTEGSEWERHVLRHGMALNESKQGTREDSKLKDNTEKTVNTLAVEEKESTEKMVLDLSHNSETTVSVVAADKPLQETSEAKNE